A single genomic interval of Aquificaceae bacterium harbors:
- a CDS encoding inositol-3-phosphate synthase, translated as MSKIRVAIAGVGNCASSLIQGIYYYAKHRDDVSGLMFEDVGGYKPWDIEIVAAWDIDARKVGKDVSEAIFSPPNCTTVFEPNVPKTGVIVRKGKVLDGYASHMANYPPERSFVLSEEKEDELEDVVRILKETNADVLINYVPVGAEEAARFYARACLEAGVSFINGMPAFIVSDPEWAEKFEKAGIPVVGDDIKSQVGATIVHRTLVQLFLDRGVKIDRTYQLNFGGNTDFLNMLERERLKTKKVSKTQAVSSLIPYEMDPYNIHIGPSDWVPWLKDRKIAYIRIEGRLFGDVPMYVELKLDVEDSPNSAGSMIDAIRCCKLARDRGIGGPLYSISAYTMKHPPVQYPDWQARKMVEEFISGKRER; from the coding sequence ATGTCAAAGATAAGAGTAGCAATAGCAGGCGTAGGAAACTGTGCCAGTAGCCTTATTCAAGGTATTTATTACTACGCAAAGCACAGAGATGATGTAAGTGGTTTGATGTTTGAGGATGTGGGTGGTTATAAGCCATGGGATATTGAAATAGTTGCCGCATGGGATATTGATGCCAGAAAGGTGGGGAAAGATGTCTCTGAAGCTATTTTTTCACCTCCTAACTGCACCACGGTTTTTGAACCTAACGTGCCAAAGACAGGCGTTATAGTGAGAAAGGGCAAGGTTTTGGATGGATATGCAAGTCATATGGCAAACTACCCTCCAGAAAGGAGCTTTGTGCTTTCTGAGGAAAAGGAGGATGAGCTTGAGGATGTGGTAAGGATTTTGAAAGAAACCAATGCGGATGTGCTTATAAACTATGTTCCAGTTGGCGCTGAGGAAGCGGCAAGGTTCTACGCAAGGGCATGCCTTGAGGCGGGAGTGTCCTTTATAAACGGCATGCCTGCCTTTATAGTCTCTGACCCAGAGTGGGCGGAGAAGTTTGAAAAGGCAGGCATTCCAGTGGTTGGAGACGACATAAAGTCTCAAGTAGGTGCAACTATAGTCCACAGGACTTTGGTTCAACTCTTCCTTGACAGAGGGGTGAAGATTGACAGGACATACCAGCTAAACTTTGGTGGAAATACAGACTTTCTTAATATGCTTGAGAGGGAAAGGCTTAAGACAAAAAAGGTCTCAAAAACTCAGGCGGTCTCCTCGCTAATTCCTTACGAGATGGACCCCTACAACATCCACATAGGACCTTCTGACTGGGTTCCATGGCTAAAGGACAGAAAAATAGCCTATATACGCATTGAGGGAAGGCTTTTTGGCGATGTGCCCATGTATGTGGAGCTAAAGCTGGATGTGGAGGACTCTCCAAACAGTGCTGGTTCTATGATAGATGCCATAAGATGCTGTAAGCTTGCCAGAGACAGAGGCATAGGTGGACCCTTATACTCCATAAGTGCCTACACCATGAAGCATCCTCCGGTGCAGTATCCCGATTGGCAGGCAAGGAAAATGGTGGAAGAGTTCATAAGTGGAAAGAGGGAAAGGTAG
- a CDS encoding glycosyltransferase N-terminal domain-containing protein, with the protein MERGKGRLWFHTASVGEFNTAKPLLKRLYKDHHITLTYFSPRAKRYLQSQEGKGYFHELYRLPLDLPPFVKSFEKRIRPSAILIMERELWPFLLLSTKAPKVWLNAYAKGGMLERLLSKRFSLILAREERDAEKFRSYGISEVFACGNLKFVLEEPPPVEIKLETSKLLVAGSTHPGEEEVIKRVYERLVKELKEVKLLIAPRHISRATEVLRLFQNLGASLRSKEEEGWNVLVLDTLGELFSMYRYAKVSFVGGTLVPVGGHNLLEPAYFGKPVLYGPYTHKVGELRAFLEKIGLGFCVRDEEELYKTALELLGEEDTKKHTTLKEHAQKVLECYMFHLNSFLGKVV; encoded by the coding sequence GTGGAAAGAGGGAAAGGTAGGCTCTGGTTTCACACCGCAAGCGTAGGAGAGTTTAACACCGCAAAGCCACTCCTCAAGAGGCTTTATAAAGACCATCACATAACCCTCACCTACTTCTCTCCACGGGCGAAAAGGTATTTACAAAGCCAAGAGGGCAAGGGCTACTTTCATGAACTCTATAGGCTACCACTGGACCTTCCACCCTTTGTAAAAAGTTTTGAAAAAAGGATAAGACCCAGTGCTATTTTAATCATGGAAAGGGAGCTATGGCCCTTTCTCCTCTTGTCAACCAAAGCTCCAAAGGTTTGGCTAAACGCCTATGCAAAGGGAGGTATGTTAGAAAGGCTATTGTCCAAAAGGTTTTCTCTAATATTGGCGAGGGAAGAGAGGGATGCAGAGAAGTTTAGGTCTTACGGAATATCTGAGGTGTTTGCCTGTGGCAATCTTAAATTTGTCCTTGAAGAACCACCACCTGTAGAGATAAAGTTGGAAACTTCAAAACTCCTCGTGGCAGGTAGCACCCATCCAGGAGAAGAGGAAGTCATAAAAAGGGTATACGAAAGGCTTGTAAAGGAACTCAAAGAAGTCAAGCTCCTAATAGCACCAAGACATATAAGCAGGGCTACAGAAGTCTTAAGGCTTTTTCAAAACTTGGGGGCAAGTTTAAGAAGTAAGGAAGAAGAAGGATGGAATGTGCTTGTGCTTGATACCCTTGGCGAGCTTTTTTCAATGTATAGATACGCAAAGGTTAGCTTCGTGGGTGGAACGCTTGTCCCTGTAGGAGGGCATAACCTCCTTGAACCTGCCTACTTTGGAAAGCCTGTGCTTTACGGACCCTATACCCACAAGGTAGGAGAGCTTAGGGCTTTTTTGGAAAAGATTGGGCTCGGCTTTTGTGTTAGAGACGAGGAAGAGCTATACAAGACCGCATTAGAGCTGTTAGGGGAGGAAGACACCAAAAAACATACCACGCTAAAAGAGCACGCACAGAAAGTCCTTGAGTGCTATATGTTTCATTTAAACTCTTTCTTAGGAAAAGTTGTGTAA
- the secD gene encoding protein translocase subunit SecD, whose translation MKDLKVNLLLLLLVFSLSVAVILLKPINLGLDLKGGISMVIQPDINYSLEQEYERLSRDIEQKLREEGIRILDVVASKEGIRVELLDEGQYTRLFSIIEKDFPRFTVAERQKGEVLIRFKDSEVEQLKSGVLTQTIEVLRKRIDELGVVQPVITRIGTDRILVELPGVLDIQRAKSIVGRTALLELKLVVDSGPREVLIEKLTKDYELLPDQTGDEWFLLEKVPVITGADLKTAYTTTDEFGMPAVGFELTGKGAEAFAKATEQNIGRRLAIVLDKRVISAPVIRSRISDRGQISGNFTPEEARELAVVLRAGALPTKVQFLQESVVGPSLGRDAIEQGIKAGVAGFLLLVFILIARYKTAGITATFSIILNALMLWAGLVLLGGTLTLPGIAGVILNMGIAVDSNVLIFERVKEELRLGNSIRKSIELGYRRALSAVWDTHITLLVAALILFQFGSGPVKGFATTLTIGTIASLVSNVYFTKVLLELLSKLRLFKV comes from the coding sequence ATGAAGGATTTAAAGGTTAACCTTTTGCTTTTATTACTTGTCTTTTCTCTTTCCGTAGCGGTCATACTCCTAAAGCCTATAAACCTTGGTCTTGACCTCAAGGGTGGCATATCCATGGTTATCCAGCCAGATATAAACTACAGCCTTGAACAAGAATATGAAAGACTCTCAAGGGACATAGAGCAAAAGCTCAGGGAAGAGGGAATAAGGATTCTTGACGTGGTTGCAAGTAAAGAGGGCATAAGGGTAGAGCTTCTTGATGAAGGACAGTATACGAGGCTCTTTTCCATAATAGAAAAAGACTTTCCAAGGTTTACGGTTGCAGAAAGACAAAAGGGTGAGGTGCTTATAAGATTTAAAGACTCAGAGGTGGAACAGCTTAAAAGCGGTGTACTTACACAGACCATAGAGGTGCTTCGCAAAAGAATTGACGAGCTTGGTGTGGTCCAACCTGTTATAACGCGCATAGGCACAGATAGAATACTGGTGGAGCTTCCCGGTGTGTTGGATATTCAAAGGGCAAAGTCCATAGTGGGAAGGACTGCACTTTTGGAGCTAAAGTTGGTGGTGGACTCTGGACCAAGAGAGGTTCTCATAGAAAAGCTCACAAAGGACTATGAGCTTTTACCAGACCAGACAGGCGATGAGTGGTTTCTTTTGGAGAAAGTTCCTGTTATAACTGGTGCAGACCTAAAGACCGCTTATACTACCACCGACGAGTTTGGCATGCCAGCGGTAGGCTTTGAGCTAACAGGTAAAGGTGCAGAAGCCTTTGCAAAGGCTACAGAGCAAAATATCGGCAGAAGGCTCGCCATAGTGCTTGACAAAAGGGTAATATCCGCACCGGTCATAAGAAGTAGGATAAGCGACAGAGGTCAAATAAGTGGAAATTTCACACCAGAAGAAGCCAGAGAACTTGCTGTAGTGCTAAGGGCAGGTGCTCTTCCCACAAAGGTTCAGTTTTTGCAAGAGAGCGTAGTAGGTCCCTCCTTGGGAAGGGATGCCATAGAACAGGGGATAAAGGCAGGCGTGGCGGGCTTCTTACTGCTTGTGTTTATACTCATAGCCAGATACAAAACCGCAGGCATCACCGCCACCTTTTCCATAATTTTGAACGCCTTGATGCTATGGGCTGGGCTTGTGCTATTGGGTGGCACGCTAACGCTTCCGGGAATTGCAGGCGTAATACTCAACATGGGCATAGCGGTAGACTCAAACGTGCTCATATTTGAAAGGGTAAAGGAAGAGCTTAGGCTGGGCAATAGCATAAGGAAATCCATTGAATTGGGCTATAGGAGAGCTCTAAGTGCTGTGTGGGATACACATATAACACTCCTTGTTGCAGCACTTATACTCTTCCAGTTTGGTAGTGGACCAGTAAAGGGTTTTGCGACAACTCTCACCATAGGAACTATAGCTTCTCTTGTATCTAATGTATACTTTACCAAAGTGTTGCTTGAGCTTCTAAGTAAGCTTAGGCTTTTCAAAGTCTAA
- the mtnA gene encoding S-methyl-5-thioribose-1-phosphate isomerase, with protein MEVRAFHWKGDALQLLDQRELPDKEVWLNLRDYREVAQSIRDMAVRGAPAIGCVASYGFVLGVKAGENPEKVYETLKNTRPTAYNLFWALDRMKRAFEEGKDIEEEAKAIEEEDYQANRRMGEIGQALIPYGARVLTHCNTGALATAGWGTALGVIRSAHYAGKNIFVWVDETRPYLQGSRLTAWELLKEGIPHKLITDSTAGFLMKKGLVDCVLVGADRITRDYHVANKIGTYALSVLAKAHGIPFYVVAPKSTFDPYTTGDNIVIEERSEKEVKFIRGIPIAPEDSPALHLAFDITPPENITAIITEEGIIKL; from the coding sequence ATGGAAGTTAGAGCCTTCCACTGGAAAGGTGATGCACTTCAATTGTTGGACCAAAGGGAGCTTCCTGACAAAGAAGTATGGCTAAACTTGAGAGACTATAGAGAAGTTGCACAATCCATAAGGGATATGGCTGTAAGAGGAGCACCTGCTATTGGATGCGTTGCCTCTTATGGCTTTGTCCTTGGTGTAAAGGCAGGAGAGAATCCAGAGAAGGTCTACGAAACCCTTAAAAACACAAGACCCACCGCTTATAACCTCTTTTGGGCACTGGACAGAATGAAAAGAGCCTTTGAAGAAGGAAAAGACATTGAAGAGGAGGCAAAAGCCATAGAAGAAGAGGACTACCAAGCCAACAGAAGAATGGGAGAGATAGGTCAAGCTCTAATTCCCTATGGTGCAAGGGTGCTAACCCACTGCAACACTGGTGCTTTGGCAACCGCTGGCTGGGGAACTGCCCTTGGGGTTATAAGGTCCGCACATTACGCAGGAAAGAATATTTTTGTGTGGGTAGATGAAACAAGACCATATCTTCAAGGGTCAAGACTAACCGCATGGGAACTTTTAAAAGAAGGCATACCCCATAAGCTCATAACCGACTCCACCGCTGGCTTTCTCATGAAGAAGGGTTTAGTGGACTGTGTTTTGGTTGGTGCGGACAGAATAACAAGGGACTACCATGTGGCAAATAAGATAGGCACATACGCTCTTTCGGTGCTTGCAAAGGCTCATGGAATACCCTTTTATGTGGTAGCACCAAAGTCTACCTTTGACCCATACACTACAGGGGATAATATAGTTATAGAGGAAAGAAGTGAGAAAGAGGTAAAGTTTATAAGAGGCATTCCCATAGCTCCCGAGGATTCTCCTGCTCTTCACCTTGCCTTTGATATAACACCACCAGAAAACATAACCGCAATAATAACAGAGGAGGGTATAATAAAACTATGA
- a CDS encoding ABC transporter permease, which yields MMPIFRLSLRYLLSSRGTTLLVSFIAFLGVVLSVSALLLTMGVFAGFQQALREKILSASPHIIVSFLRYEEDKEYDKVIAQTKGVEKFYSVLLYNGLISKEGKLSSVGVKALKPEDAYKIYGLNLKEGILVGSGLADILGIRVGDEVVVLSPMGTRTPFGIVPRARTFVVEGIFQKGVFDQDYATIVMDRQTAVDFFGDTYQLAGYEIYLRDPYKAQEVKEELEKMLGNVSIVRSWIDLNKPLFNALQLEKVGIFFVLMLMIVIASFNITSLLFMKVREKVKDVAILRTFGLRKRQVVFIFLLQGLMLGISGTIVGFLLSLLGGYLINEYRLIRVPADVYLMDHVPVYFEITDILFTLLGALILSLLASLLPAYRAGKESIVRVLRNE from the coding sequence ATGATGCCAATTTTTAGGCTTTCCTTGAGATATCTTCTTTCCAGCAGAGGAACAACCTTGCTTGTATCTTTTATAGCCTTCCTTGGGGTTGTTTTGAGTGTAAGTGCCCTTCTTCTTACTATGGGAGTTTTTGCCGGCTTCCAGCAAGCACTCAGAGAGAAAATCCTTTCCGCATCACCCCACATAATAGTAAGTTTTCTCCGCTATGAAGAGGATAAGGAATACGATAAGGTAATAGCTCAAACCAAGGGCGTAGAAAAGTTTTACTCAGTCCTGCTCTACAATGGACTTATATCAAAAGAAGGCAAGTTAAGCAGTGTGGGTGTAAAAGCCTTAAAGCCGGAGGATGCCTACAAAATATACGGATTGAATTTAAAGGAAGGCATTCTCGTAGGAAGTGGGCTTGCGGACATACTTGGGATTAGGGTAGGTGATGAGGTTGTGGTGCTGTCGCCTATGGGGACACGCACTCCATTTGGTATAGTTCCAAGAGCAAGGACTTTTGTGGTGGAAGGAATATTCCAAAAGGGCGTCTTTGACCAGGATTACGCTACCATTGTCATGGATAGGCAAACCGCCGTGGACTTTTTCGGTGATACCTATCAGCTCGCAGGCTATGAAATATATCTAAGAGACCCCTATAAGGCTCAAGAAGTAAAAGAAGAATTGGAAAAGATGCTTGGTAATGTTTCAATAGTCCGTTCATGGATAGACCTAAATAAGCCTCTTTTTAACGCCCTACAGCTTGAGAAGGTGGGAATATTCTTTGTGCTTATGCTTATGATAGTTATAGCATCTTTCAATATAACAAGTCTTCTTTTCATGAAGGTAAGAGAAAAAGTAAAAGACGTAGCGATTTTGAGAACTTTTGGACTAAGGAAAAGACAGGTAGTGTTCATATTTCTTCTTCAAGGTCTTATGTTAGGCATTTCTGGGACTATTGTAGGCTTTCTACTTTCTCTATTGGGAGGTTATCTTATAAACGAATACAGACTCATTAGAGTGCCTGCGGACGTATACCTTATGGACCATGTGCCTGTTTATTTTGAAATAACTGACATCCTTTTCACCCTTTTGGGTGCTCTAATACTCTCTCTTTTGGCAAGCCTCCTTCCTGCCTACAGAGCGGGCAAGGAAAGCATAGTAAGGGTGTTGAGGAATGAATAG
- a CDS encoding ABC transporter ATP-binding protein, whose amino-acid sequence MNRIIQIKNLWKIYSGEVQALKNISLEVFEGEIVGLMGPSGSGKSTLLHITAGLEKPTKGEIYVMGQSIHLMDEDQLASFRQRHLGFIFQFYYLLEDFNVLENLTLIGQLAGVERPEEKALQILEYLRLSHRLKHRPSQLSGGEQQRVAIGRALMLDPKILLADEPTGNLDLAEGKRIFDLFLKLREERGLTMLVATHNEELKPYFDRIYRLKDGELV is encoded by the coding sequence ATGAATAGGATAATACAGATAAAAAATCTTTGGAAAATTTATTCAGGTGAAGTCCAAGCCCTTAAGAATATTAGCCTTGAGGTCTTTGAAGGGGAGATAGTAGGTCTTATGGGACCTTCTGGGTCTGGCAAGAGCACATTGCTTCATATAACCGCAGGGCTTGAAAAACCCACAAAAGGGGAAATATACGTTATGGGTCAAAGCATACATCTTATGGACGAAGACCAGCTTGCTTCTTTTAGGCAAAGGCATTTGGGCTTTATCTTTCAGTTTTACTACCTTTTGGAAGACTTCAATGTTTTAGAGAACCTAACCCTCATAGGACAGTTGGCTGGCGTTGAAAGACCAGAAGAGAAAGCACTTCAGATACTTGAATATCTAAGACTTTCTCACAGGCTAAAACACAGACCCAGTCAGCTTTCAGGTGGTGAACAGCAAAGGGTAGCTATTGGAAGGGCTCTTATGCTTGACCCAAAGATTCTGCTCGCAGACGAACCTACAGGCAACCTTGACCTTGCAGAGGGTAAGAGGATTTTTGACCTCTTCCTTAAACTAAGGGAAGAAAGAGGTCTTACCATGTTAGTGGCAACCCATAACGAAGAACTAAAACCCTACTTTGACAGAATCTATAGGCTAAAGGACGGAGAGCTTGTATAA
- the secG gene encoding preprotein translocase subunit SecG, whose translation MYYLLLTVFIVVAFLLIIVVLMQRSRGDVGTAFGGMGQGVFGPGGVDTILTKITYWLGFSLMALAILLALTHPSKRGSLIRDEDKRPPVQTQQSNPQGQTAPSGTPSESKP comes from the coding sequence ATGTATTACCTACTTCTTACAGTTTTTATAGTTGTCGCCTTTTTGTTAATTATAGTAGTGCTTATGCAAAGAAGCAGAGGGGATGTGGGAACAGCCTTCGGTGGAATGGGACAGGGTGTGTTTGGACCAGGCGGAGTGGATACAATCCTAACAAAAATAACCTACTGGCTTGGCTTTTCCCTTATGGCTTTAGCCATACTCCTTGCCCTAACCCATCCTTCAAAGAGAGGCTCACTTATAAGGGATGAAGATAAAAGACCTCCTGTCCAAACCCAGCAGAGCAACCCTCAGGGACAAACAGCTCCTTCTGGCACACCATCTGAAAGTAAACCATAA
- the prmC gene encoding peptide chain release factor N(5)-glutamine methyltransferase yields the protein MKIKDLLSKPSRATLRDKQLLLAHHLKVNHKDIYFMEDLEVPLQVIESFLKDLERIEEGYPLQYILGEWDFYGRSFFVKEGVLIPRPETEVLVEEVLKRLPKGEPMVGLELGVGTGCISVSLLCERSNLRIIGVDINLEALRLSKKNALRHRVLERFFLVGGDLFSPIKPYPFDLILSNPPYIPEEHWESLPVGVKLEGYTSLIGGEKGWEFYERIAKAIDNYLKPRGLIAFEIGHDQGEVVKKLFEEKGFKVNIIKDYSGQERVVLGWKS from the coding sequence ATGAAGATAAAAGACCTCCTGTCCAAACCCAGCAGAGCAACCCTCAGGGACAAACAGCTCCTTCTGGCACACCATCTGAAAGTAAACCATAAGGATATCTACTTTATGGAAGACCTTGAAGTTCCCTTGCAGGTCATAGAGAGCTTCCTCAAAGACTTAGAAAGGATTGAGGAAGGCTATCCTCTTCAGTATATTTTGGGAGAATGGGATTTCTACGGGAGGAGCTTTTTTGTAAAAGAAGGTGTCCTTATACCAAGACCAGAGACAGAAGTGCTTGTAGAAGAAGTCCTCAAAAGACTTCCTAAAGGGGAGCCTATGGTTGGTCTTGAGCTGGGTGTAGGCACTGGATGTATAAGCGTAAGCCTACTATGTGAGAGGTCAAACCTCCGTATAATAGGAGTGGATATAAACTTGGAAGCCCTAAGGCTTTCAAAGAAAAATGCCCTTAGGCATCGTGTTTTAGAGAGGTTTTTCCTCGTGGGAGGAGACCTCTTTAGTCCCATAAAGCCTTATCCCTTTGACCTAATCCTTTCAAATCCACCTTACATTCCAGAGGAGCATTGGGAAAGCCTTCCAGTAGGTGTTAAACTTGAGGGTTATACTTCGCTCATAGGTGGGGAAAAGGGTTGGGAATTTTACGAGAGGATAGCCAAAGCTATAGATAACTACCTTAAGCCCAGAGGACTTATAGCCTTTGAGATAGGTCATGACCAAGGAGAAGTGGTCAAAAAACTCTTTGAGGAAAAGGGGTTTAAGGTAAATATAATTAAAGACTACTCGGGACAGGAGAGGGTAGTGTTAGGATGGAAGTCTTAG
- a CDS encoding hemolysin family protein — MEVLGFLLGVFFFVLLEAFFAGSEIALVSVDRGRVMNLYRKTKQEFLKDFYENPEEYITLTMLGYTVSIVFASTFYTLAVIELSDYLPFIKGFEVLFSASLVVFTLLFGELLPKSLFQKHAERLVLPSLWLLSKLKIFTKPILILSKSVSRFITNTFRNIYQEKLEREDLIKLMEQIANKEESLRIALQSITMRDLFVTEEIKPIKEVVMVEENASLEQVMFLMKESQYRRLPVYKKRVDQIVGYVDLFDLIQSKHAGFIRELIRPIHYFSEFTTLDKVFESFKRSKEQMGVVVDERGNILGIITWDDLQSYLIGGPCEGKTEEDEDIVEIEKDIWIAEGGIEKERIERLLNIKLPEGPYTTLGGFISFMLKGFPEKGQVVEYEGYRFKVLQRDERRIIKVRIEKHV, encoded by the coding sequence ATGGAAGTCTTAGGCTTTCTTCTTGGCGTGTTTTTCTTTGTGCTTCTTGAGGCTTTTTTTGCTGGCTCTGAAATAGCCCTTGTGAGCGTGGATAGGGGAAGGGTAATGAACCTATACAGAAAGACAAAGCAGGAGTTTCTGAAGGATTTTTATGAAAACCCAGAGGAATACATAACTCTCACCATGCTTGGATACACGGTTAGTATAGTTTTTGCTTCTACTTTTTACACCTTGGCGGTTATAGAACTATCCGATTATCTACCTTTTATAAAAGGCTTTGAAGTGCTTTTCTCTGCGAGCCTTGTGGTATTTACACTGCTTTTTGGAGAACTACTTCCTAAAAGCCTATTTCAAAAACATGCGGAAAGGCTTGTGCTACCTTCTCTTTGGCTCTTGAGTAAGCTGAAGATTTTTACAAAACCCATACTTATCCTCTCAAAGTCTGTAAGTAGGTTTATCACCAACACCTTCAGGAACATATACCAAGAGAAACTTGAAAGGGAAGACCTTATAAAACTTATGGAGCAGATTGCAAACAAGGAGGAAAGCCTGCGTATAGCCCTGCAAAGCATAACTATGAGAGACCTCTTTGTAACAGAGGAGATAAAACCCATAAAAGAGGTGGTAATGGTGGAGGAAAACGCCAGCCTTGAACAGGTTATGTTTCTCATGAAGGAAAGTCAATACAGGAGGCTTCCCGTTTACAAAAAAAGGGTTGACCAAATAGTGGGATATGTGGACCTCTTTGACCTTATCCAGAGCAAGCATGCAGGGTTTATAAGAGAACTCATAAGACCTATTCATTACTTTTCGGAGTTTACTACCCTTGATAAGGTCTTTGAATCCTTCAAAAGGAGTAAGGAGCAGATGGGTGTTGTAGTGGACGAAAGGGGGAATATCTTAGGAATTATCACATGGGATGACCTTCAAAGCTACCTAATAGGTGGTCCCTGTGAAGGAAAAACTGAGGAGGATGAGGATATAGTGGAAATAGAAAAGGATATATGGATAGCAGAGGGTGGTATTGAAAAGGAAAGAATAGAAAGGCTTCTAAATATAAAACTTCCAGAGGGACCCTATACAACCTTGGGAGGCTTTATTTCCTTTATGCTTAAAGGATTTCCCGAGAAGGGTCAAGTTGTAGAATATGAAGGCTATCGCTTTAAGGTGCTCCAGAGGGATGAAAGGAGGATAATAAAGGTAAGGATAGAAAAGCATGTATAA
- the radC gene encoding DNA repair protein RadC: MYKKVKSLKELPEDLKPREKMLRVGADSLTEEELLAIILGSGTRERDVLSLSAEIVKVGWQKLSRMTIGEIMKSFKGIGEAKACQIKAILELAKRINDPYEGVYINNPEDAYRFLKNMMDERREHLIALYLTPTNKLIAHEIIAIGRMNALHAEPKEILYHAINTACYSILIAHNHPKGELKPSREDIEFTKRLKDACQLIGFELLDHLIVNKKGYISLRREGYI; the protein is encoded by the coding sequence ATGTATAAAAAGGTCAAAAGTCTAAAGGAGCTTCCAGAAGACCTAAAGCCAAGAGAGAAAATGCTCAGAGTGGGAGCGGACAGTCTTACAGAAGAGGAGCTCTTGGCTATTATACTTGGCTCTGGCACAAGGGAAAGGGACGTGCTTAGTTTATCTGCGGAGATAGTAAAGGTTGGATGGCAAAAGCTAAGCAGGATGACTATAGGTGAGATTATGAAAAGCTTTAAGGGTATAGGTGAGGCAAAGGCATGTCAAATAAAAGCAATATTGGAGCTTGCAAAAAGAATAAACGACCCATACGAAGGTGTTTATATAAATAACCCAGAGGATGCTTATAGGTTTTTGAAAAATATGATGGACGAACGTAGGGAACACCTCATAGCCCTATATCTCACTCCTACCAACAAGTTGATAGCCCATGAGATTATAGCCATAGGTAGGATGAACGCTTTGCACGCAGAGCCAAAGGAAATTCTTTACCATGCTATAAACACCGCTTGCTACTCTATACTCATAGCACACAACCATCCAAAGGGTGAACTAAAGCCTTCAAGAGAAGACATAGAGTTTACAAAGAGGCTTAAAGATGCCTGTCAACTTATAGGCTTTGAACTTCTTGACCACCTCATAGTAAACAAAAAAGGCTATATATCTCTTAGAAGGGAGGGTTATATATGA
- a CDS encoding phosphoribosyltransferase family protein, protein MIGLLQRLGLSSERCISCGKVFVGLSQGYLCDECLGSIKPIHPMDYSNRLEYVVSYRVFGKYEGVLKEIVHNMKFKSSKSLALLLGKAIREHLWEYIEETNPDIITFPSLNLRRLWIRGFNHVEYILIGAGVPYMKVFKRSDMHKPMAFLNAEKRQRAVLGHRLKEELIDFLEDKRVLVVDDLLTTGSTIQRLAYLLMSVGAQEVHAYFIARA, encoded by the coding sequence ATGATAGGACTTTTGCAGAGGCTTGGGTTGTCTTCAGAGAGGTGTATCTCTTGTGGAAAGGTCTTTGTGGGTCTTTCTCAAGGCTACCTGTGCGATGAATGTCTTGGGTCTATAAAGCCTATCCATCCAATGGATTATTCAAATAGGCTTGAGTATGTGGTTTCATACAGGGTTTTTGGCAAGTATGAAGGTGTCCTAAAGGAAATAGTTCACAATATGAAGTTTAAAAGCTCCAAAAGCCTTGCACTACTTCTTGGCAAAGCAATAAGGGAGCATCTATGGGAGTATATAGAAGAGACAAATCCAGACATAATCACTTTCCCTTCTTTAAACCTTAGAAGACTATGGATAAGGGGTTTTAACCACGTGGAATATATACTTATAGGTGCGGGTGTGCCATACATGAAAGTTTTCAAAAGAAGTGATATGCACAAGCCTATGGCTTTTCTGAATGCAGAAAAAAGACAAAGGGCGGTCTTGGGACATAGACTGAAAGAGGAGCTCATTGACTTTCTTGAAGACAAGAGGGTGCTGGTAGTAGATGACTTGCTAACCACTGGCTCTACCATACAAAGGCTTGCTTACCTCTTAATGTCTGTTGGTGCACAGGAGGTGCATGCTTACTTTATCGCAAGGGCTTAA